The sequence TCTTTTTTGTTTGACACCTGCAGCTGGTCAGTGTCTTAAATTCTTATCACTTTGCCCTCAACTTGGAGGACACAAGGTATCATTAGACTCGTCTTGGGATGCCCCATAGGCAGCTGATCTGGACTGCCAGTAAACTATCAGAAACCTAACCTCCTTTTTATCGTGCAAGATTCCCTTCTGATGGCCAATGAGCATGCCAACGGTGTCTGGTGCTAGATGAATGTAATGTATGTCTTCGAGGATCTGCATGTTGATTACCTGGTGCTGGAACGGACCTCTTGCCGCtggaaagagagagagttaaATGGATCTGATTTTATCATTTTAAATTCAAAAAGCTACTAAATATAAACCAACTAGCTGCAAATCCAAGGACTGAAGAGAGGATACTAGTTACTTTGTACTTCCTCCATAGTTCGATGGGGCCGGCGCTTCATGTAACTCGACAAGATATCTCCCAGCCGCACCAGGGCCTCAGCGCTTCGACTGTCTCCATCCCAGCCAACTTTGACCACCAGCCAACCATCCAACTTCTCGACATTGCAACTCCAGACAAACTCAGCGTCAAATGTCACACCGGCTCTGGTCGCCGAAGCGATCAGAACTAAACACTCTTCTTTAACCTTCTCCCTTGTCTTCGTTTCATGGGAGCTGCACGGTTTCAGAATATTGAATCCTGATTGATCCAAGGGCACTATGGTGGTTGACGATTCGCCCATTGTCACTACTCCATTGCGCTCAAACTCGCATTTTCTGCTTCCAAGCAGCATCGAGGGACAAGCCGCCTGGACAGATGGGTCCTCTCCGTTTCAGTGAATTCTACTGGCTCCTCTCCCCTGTGGATAAGCTGGCTATCCCATGCTCTGTTTCCCTTCTAAATATAAGGAAAACACCATGTCGAAGAGCGGCAGCCCAGGAATAGGTAGGTATTAGCTTCCGCCCACGGAACGACATGCAGCCGGCAAATTGCTCAGATGGAGAAGAACATATATAGACGGGGCCGCTCCTCTCGATACAGTGTTCTTCTTTTACCCTTCATCAGCGGATTCCTGTCTTTCTGTTCGATTGTCATCGCTCTGGTTCCtatttccctttttcttttccgttTGTTGTGTGTTTTCTTCACAGCTTTGTAGTGTCTTTCATTCACCCTTGTGGGTAGTATTCAGTCTCACTGTGTGATCCATTCTCTCATTTCGATTGAATTTTACTTCATTCCCTGGCAAAGAATTGTTAATAGCGAGATTGTTCCTCGACGGAACCTGCAGCTTCTTCTACTCCTTTCTCTGCCGTCGCCCATATCGTTGCCTGGTGCTGCGCTCTTGCTTCCTTGCTCTTGCATTTGTGAAGCCGACCGGGAGTCTGCCTGCATCTTTTTGTTAATTCACTCAAAGAAGTTCACCCGTCCCCTTGATTTTTATTTTCGCACTTTGACGAATTTCTGTGTCTTTCCTTGCTTTCCCGATTACAAGACTTTGAGCGCTCGAATCACGGATTCCGAATTCAAGCATCGACCTTCCACTGCTTCTTAGCAAAGGAGATACAGCCTTCTTGAACGTTGCGTACAGATCATCTGCGACCTACACCTCCGAGTCATTCAAGCGACGACTTCTTTTGAAAGataaaatcaaaagaatacAATACAATGGGTCTCATCAAGTCCCTCGTCATCGACGGTGTTAAGAAACGCTACAGCACCGGAAATATTATCTCGACGCTGTTCGAATCCTGCATTCGATTTTTGCAGTTTGTCTTTGGTATCGCCGTCATTGGGCTCTACGCCCAGGATGTTAATCATGCAAGGAAATCGGGACTTCCTATGGATTCTGTTTCAAAATGGGTACGCAAGATACCTCTTCCCCCCCAATAGAGGCAGCGTCCATGAACTAACGGAATAACCCCCTAGATCTACGCCACAGTCATTGGCTCTCTCTCTTCAATCACCGCCATAATTTACATCCTCCTCCCCTGCGCCGCGCACAGGCCACTTTCCAGCTTCCGGGTTCTCCAACTACCCTGCTTCGCATTTGACTCACTCATGTTCGTCCTATGGCTCGTGGTCTTCGGCATCTTCGCCAAAATGTACATCTCGAAGGACCACAAGAAAGATGCAGACTTGAAGCGAATGCACCATGCCGTGTACGTCGATCTGATCAATCTGTCATTCTGGATGATCACCGCGGTCTGGTGCGGACTGAGGTGGTGGAGGGGCGACAGGGCGGCGAAGCAGGCGGAGAAGAACGAACAGTTTGCTGCTGAAGAGGGACAGATGCAGCAGATCCATTAGAATCCTTGTGATTCTGCATGATATCTACCTCAAATGGGTGAGGGAGATAATAATTGTGGAGGCGAGCCTTTTGCGTTGGCGATGGCCACATCCCCAGATACTCACATGTTATCCTGTTAATCATATCACGGTGTTGGCAAGGTGTTTTGGGTGGCCAATTCATTTTATGTGCATTATGCTGCTCAACATTTTATGTTGTATAAGTGTTTTGGTTTGTTTTCATGCCCTGGATATTATTTCTGCTGGCTTGTGTCCTGATTGTATCGAGATGAAGCTACATACTATACTGTTCTAATACCTCTTAGGTCCAAGAGTTGGGCTTGCTGGTGTCAAGACAAAAAGTAATAATAGTGATACACCAAAAGGAATAGTTAAGCCTCCTTTAATATGTAGTTCTACATAGGAGAAACTACTTGATCAGGGTTTCAGGAGTTCAATCTCATCATCACTTCCACCCCTTTCCACATGTATCTGAAGGTGAGACAAGGATACTTGTTTTCCTTGGTTCATATCTTCTATCGTTTTCTCTccattttcttatttttttcaGGTAGTTTATTTAGCTTtgtctctttttttgtttt is a genomic window of Coccidioides posadasii str. Silveira chromosome 3, complete sequence containing:
- a CDS encoding uncharacterized protein (EggNog:ENOG410PY18~COG:S~TransMembrane:4 (i21-45o65-89i101-122o142-162i)~BUSCO:15758at33183), which translates into the protein MGLIKSLVIDGVKKRYSTGNIISTLFESCIRFLQFVFGIAVIGLYAQDVNHARKSGLPMDSVSKWIYATVIGSLSSITAIIYILLPCAAHRPLSSFRVLQLPCFAFDSLMFVLWLVVFGIFAKMYISKDHKKDADLKRMHHAVYVDLINLSFWMITAVWCGLRWWRGDRAAKQAEKNEQFAAEEGQMQQIH